From a single Lactococcus allomyrinae genomic region:
- the ruvB gene encoding Holliday junction branch migration DNA helicase RuvB, which translates to MNDILNKESMDDEVQLEKSLRPQYFSQYIGQDKVKNQLEIFIKAAKLREEVLDHVLLFGPPGLGKTTMAFVIANELGVNIKQTAGPAIEKPGDLVAILNELEPGDVLFIDEIHRMPMQVEEVLYSAMEDFYIDIMLGSGDGSRSVHLDLPPFTLVGATTRAGMLSNPLRARFGISAHMEYYTDKDLEEIVNRTADIFEIEVIDNAALEIALRSRGTPRIANRLLKRVRDFAQIMGDGRVDKLITDKALTILDVDNAGLDYIDQKILKTMIEMYNGGPVGLGTLAVNIAEDRETVEDMYEPYLIQKGFLMRTKQGRKATKLAYEHLGYVYNHED; encoded by the coding sequence ATGAACGATATTTTAAACAAAGAATCAATGGATGACGAAGTCCAATTGGAAAAATCCCTCAGACCACAATATTTCAGCCAGTATATTGGTCAGGACAAAGTCAAAAACCAGTTAGAAATATTTATCAAAGCTGCAAAATTACGCGAGGAAGTGCTTGACCACGTCTTGCTTTTTGGCCCTCCAGGACTTGGTAAAACCACAATGGCATTTGTGATTGCCAATGAACTAGGAGTTAACATTAAACAAACTGCAGGACCAGCAATTGAGAAACCAGGTGATTTAGTTGCGATTCTCAACGAGCTTGAGCCAGGTGATGTACTTTTCATTGATGAAATTCATCGAATGCCAATGCAAGTCGAGGAAGTCCTTTACAGTGCGATGGAAGACTTTTATATTGATATTATGCTGGGCTCTGGCGATGGTTCGCGCAGTGTTCATCTAGATTTACCACCATTTACTTTGGTTGGAGCAACAACACGTGCAGGAATGCTGTCAAATCCTTTGCGCGCACGTTTTGGTATCTCGGCACATATGGAATACTATACCGATAAAGACTTGGAAGAAATTGTCAATCGGACGGCTGATATTTTCGAAATAGAAGTCATTGACAATGCGGCCTTGGAAATCGCGCTACGTTCGCGTGGCACGCCACGTATTGCGAATCGTTTACTCAAGCGTGTACGTGATTTTGCTCAGATTATGGGTGATGGTCGAGTGGATAAGTTAATTACAGATAAGGCACTCACAATTCTTGATGTGGACAATGCTGGATTAGATTACATTGACCAGAAAATCTTGAAGACAATGATTGAGATGTATAATGGCGGTCCTGTTGGGCTTGGTACATTAGCAGTTAATATCGCTGAGGATAGAGAAACAGTTGAAGATATGTATGAGCCTTATTTGATTCAAAAAGGATTCCTTATGAGGACGAAGCAAGGGAGAAAGGCAACTAAGCTAGCGTACGAACATCTTGGATATGTCTATAATCATGAGGATTGA
- the ruvA gene encoding Holliday junction branch migration protein RuvA — protein MFEYLNGKLVKISPTHIVVDVQGVGYLVSVANPYAWSATMNTEIKVFVHQVIREDAHTLYGFINESEKSLFLRLISVSGIGPKSALAIIAASDNEGLINAIDSNDIKYLTKFPGVGKKTAMQMVLDLAGKFDLTSSSALTINPVSADSNNVALEEAIEALQALGYRATELKKVEKELANQKGLTSEEYIKSALKLMMK, from the coding sequence ATGTTTGAATATCTTAATGGAAAATTAGTTAAAATTTCCCCAACTCATATTGTTGTTGATGTGCAAGGGGTAGGGTATCTGGTCAGCGTTGCAAATCCTTATGCCTGGTCAGCTACAATGAATACTGAAATCAAAGTTTTTGTGCATCAGGTTATTCGAGAGGATGCTCATACTTTGTATGGTTTTATCAACGAATCCGAAAAATCTCTTTTTTTGCGTTTGATTAGTGTTTCTGGGATTGGACCGAAATCAGCACTTGCAATTATTGCGGCAAGTGACAACGAAGGATTGATTAACGCAATTGATAGTAATGACATCAAATATCTGACCAAGTTTCCGGGAGTTGGTAAGAAAACTGCGATGCAGATGGTGCTTGACTTAGCTGGAAAATTTGACCTAACGTCTTCGTCAGCACTTACCATAAATCCTGTCAGCGCTGACAGCAATAATGTGGCATTAGAGGAAGCGATAGAAGCTCTACAAGCACTCGGTTACAGAGCCACTGAGTTGAAAAAAGTCGAAAAAGAATTGGCAAATCAAAAAGGTCTGACAAGCGAAGAATATATAAAGTCCGCTCTAAAATTAATGATGAAATAA
- the mutL gene encoding DNA mismatch repair endonuclease MutL — protein MGKIIELDESLANQIAAGEVVERPASVVKELVENSIDAGSDKITIKVEEAGLRLIEVTDNGSGIEKEDVAMALRRHATSKIKESGDLFRIRTLGFRGEAIPSIASVSEFTIETSVNAEESGTKLVARGGEITTIEPLAKRSGTKISVANLFYNTPARLKYIKSLQAELSHITDIVNRLSLAHPEISFTLVNEGREFLRTSGSGDLRQVIASVYGITTAKKMKLVEKSDLDFELTGYVSLPELSRANRNYITLLINGRFIKNFLLNRAILDGYGNRLMVGRFPIAVLSIHIDPKLADVNVHPTKQEVRLSKEKELMALISRGIEEAFLDGVLIPDALENLQKRPMSKVENNVQTELPLQQSPLYYDKTRQDFYVSETNVFNKNENLIREEWVEPQTSAGSADIVPSFVDKNLSVNNITDSRDLSVLTETKQVFPQLEYLAQLHATYLLCQAPEGLYLVDQHAAQERVKYEYWKDKIGEVSMEQQLLLAPYLFDLPKNDALILSEKKDLLHEAGIFLEEYGENQFILREHPIWLKENEIETSVNEMIDIILSSKEFSLKKYRHELAQMVACKSSIKANHPLDAESARNLLRELATCENPYSCAHGRPTIVHFSDDDIQKMFRRIQETHRSKAATWKDFD, from the coding sequence GTGGGAAAAATTATTGAACTTGATGAAAGTCTCGCCAATCAAATTGCGGCTGGGGAAGTGGTTGAAAGACCAGCAAGTGTTGTGAAGGAACTGGTTGAAAATTCTATTGATGCAGGAAGCGATAAAATTACCATCAAAGTTGAGGAAGCTGGTCTGCGTCTGATTGAAGTCACGGATAATGGCTCTGGGATAGAAAAAGAAGATGTTGCAATGGCACTTAGACGTCATGCTACAAGTAAAATCAAAGAGTCAGGAGACTTGTTTCGGATTCGTACATTAGGATTTCGAGGAGAGGCGATTCCGTCAATTGCATCTGTCAGTGAATTTACGATTGAGACAAGTGTGAATGCTGAAGAATCAGGGACTAAGCTTGTTGCTAGAGGCGGTGAGATTACGACAATTGAACCTTTGGCGAAGCGTTCAGGGACAAAAATCTCAGTTGCCAATCTGTTTTACAATACACCAGCAAGACTCAAATACATCAAATCTTTGCAAGCAGAATTATCACACATTACGGATATTGTTAACCGTTTGAGTTTAGCACACCCAGAAATTTCTTTTACGTTAGTTAATGAAGGACGGGAATTTTTAAGAACGAGTGGTTCGGGTGATTTGCGCCAAGTTATTGCTTCTGTTTATGGGATTACAACAGCTAAAAAGATGAAACTCGTGGAAAAATCAGATTTGGATTTTGAATTAACGGGTTATGTTAGTTTACCTGAGCTTTCTCGTGCTAATCGAAATTATATTACACTCTTAATTAATGGGAGATTTATTAAAAATTTCTTGCTTAATCGTGCAATTTTGGATGGCTATGGTAATCGTTTGATGGTGGGTCGATTTCCGATTGCCGTGTTGTCTATCCATATTGACCCAAAACTTGCGGATGTCAATGTACATCCAACTAAACAAGAAGTGCGTTTGTCAAAAGAGAAAGAATTGATGGCATTGATTTCTAGAGGGATTGAAGAAGCATTTCTTGATGGAGTTCTTATCCCTGATGCTTTGGAGAATTTGCAAAAGCGTCCGATGTCAAAAGTTGAAAATAATGTGCAAACAGAGTTACCCTTGCAGCAATCGCCGTTATATTATGATAAAACCCGACAAGATTTCTATGTCAGTGAAACAAATGTGTTTAACAAAAATGAAAATTTGATAAGAGAAGAATGGGTGGAGCCCCAAACTAGTGCTGGCAGCGCTGATATAGTACCATCATTTGTTGACAAAAATCTGTCAGTGAATAATATTACTGACAGTAGGGATCTGTCAGTGCTGACAGAAACAAAACAGGTTTTTCCTCAACTTGAATACTTAGCTCAACTTCATGCAACTTACCTATTGTGTCAGGCACCAGAAGGCTTATATTTGGTGGACCAACACGCTGCTCAAGAGCGTGTCAAATATGAATATTGGAAAGACAAAATAGGAGAAGTGAGTATGGAACAGCAATTGTTGTTGGCTCCTTATCTCTTTGATTTACCTAAAAATGATGCCTTGATTTTGTCAGAAAAAAAAGATTTACTTCATGAAGCTGGAATTTTCTTAGAAGAATATGGAGAAAATCAATTTATTCTGAGAGAGCATCCCATTTGGTTAAAAGAAAATGAGATTGAAACTTCTGTCAATGAGATGATTGATATTATTCTATCATCTAAGGAATTTTCACTAAAAAAATATCGGCATGAACTAGCGCAAATGGTGGCTTGCAAAAGTTCAATTAAAGCGAATCATCCGCTAGATGCCGAATCAGCAAGAAATCTTCTAAGAGAGTTGGCAACCTGTGAAAATCCTTACAGTTGTGCGCATGGCAGACCGACGATTGTTCATTTTTCTGACGATGACATTCAGAAGATGTTTAGAAGAATCCAAGAAACGCACCGCTCAAAAGCTGCAACATGGAAAGATTTTGATTAG
- the mutS gene encoding DNA mismatch repair protein MutS: protein MSEKISPGMQQYLDIKKDYPDAFLLFRMGDFYELFYEDAVNAAQILELTLTSRNKNSENPIAMAGVPHHAVGEYIDKLINLGYKVAVADQMEDPKKAVGIVKRAVTQVITPGTATDVGSSVDNNFLVAIDKQGEKAENQFGLAYMDLSTGEFKVTELTDFSTVVGEIASLKAREVVVGFELTEQQSKILSKQMNLLISEQQNFPEHLQIKLSALTELENQVSSKLLAYVKRTQMRDLSHLQEVEHYEIKDYLQMDFATKSSLELTVNKREGKKHGTLYWLLDATKTAMGTRMLRSWIERPLISENAIFNRMEIVQILLDNFFERSDLIEALKGVYDLERLASRVSFGKAVPVDFLQLANSLSNVPAIRNILESLNDKNLSVLTKKLDDIPELSALINSAISDSAARTITEGGIIRTGYDEQLDRYREALQNGASWIAKLEADEKARTGISTLRIDYNRKDGYYFHITQSQLASVPEHFYRKATLKNSERFGSKELAEIEEIMLEAREKSSLLEYDLFMEVRAETEQYISRLQSLAKAVAEIDCLQSLSTVAEKYGYIRPTLTENSRVVNIKEGRHAVVEAVMGAQEYVPNDIDLPEQTNIQLITGPNMSGKSTYMRQFALTVIMAQIGSFVPAQQAELPIFDAIFTRIGASDNLISGESTFMVEMSEANRAIQHATKRSLIIFDELGRGTATYDGMALAQAIIEYVHDNIGAKTLFATHYHELTDLEVELSALSNVHVATLEKNGDVTFLHKITSGPADKSYGIHVAKIAGLPDKLLERADLILQKLENKPVLAKKSEVHEEQLSLFDFDENFSEIIEQLKTKNVDNMTAREALNFLWELKDLL from the coding sequence ATGTCTGAAAAGATTTCACCGGGAATGCAGCAGTACTTGGATATAAAAAAAGATTATCCTGATGCTTTTTTACTGTTTCGAATGGGTGATTTTTACGAGCTTTTTTATGAAGATGCAGTTAATGCAGCACAAATTTTGGAGTTGACATTAACCTCGCGTAATAAAAATTCAGAAAATCCTATTGCAATGGCGGGTGTGCCCCATCATGCAGTCGGCGAATATATCGATAAGTTGATTAATCTGGGTTATAAGGTAGCAGTCGCAGACCAAATGGAAGACCCCAAAAAAGCTGTAGGGATTGTAAAACGGGCCGTGACTCAGGTTATTACACCAGGTACAGCGACAGATGTAGGTTCTAGTGTTGATAATAATTTTTTGGTGGCGATTGATAAGCAAGGGGAGAAAGCAGAAAATCAGTTTGGTCTAGCTTATATGGATTTATCGACGGGTGAATTTAAAGTAACGGAACTGACAGATTTTTCTACTGTTGTGGGTGAGATTGCTTCGCTTAAAGCACGTGAAGTTGTAGTTGGTTTTGAACTGACAGAGCAACAATCAAAAATTTTATCAAAACAGATGAATCTGTTAATTTCTGAACAACAGAATTTTCCTGAACACTTACAGATAAAACTGTCAGCACTGACAGAACTTGAAAATCAAGTATCATCGAAACTTCTTGCTTATGTAAAACGCACACAAATGCGTGATTTGAGTCACTTGCAAGAGGTGGAACATTATGAAATAAAAGATTATTTACAGATGGACTTTGCGACAAAATCTTCTCTTGAGTTGACTGTGAATAAACGCGAGGGTAAGAAACATGGGACTTTATACTGGTTACTTGATGCGACTAAAACAGCGATGGGAACGCGGATGTTGCGCTCTTGGATTGAAAGACCATTAATTTCTGAAAATGCGATTTTTAATCGTATGGAGATTGTGCAGATTTTATTGGATAATTTCTTTGAACGTTCAGATTTGATTGAAGCGTTAAAAGGAGTGTATGACTTAGAACGATTGGCTTCTCGGGTTTCTTTTGGTAAGGCTGTTCCAGTGGACTTTTTGCAATTGGCAAATTCATTGTCAAATGTGCCAGCGATAAGAAATATCTTAGAAAGTCTTAATGATAAAAATCTGTCAGTACTGACAAAAAAATTAGACGATATTCCAGAGTTGTCAGCGCTGATAAATAGCGCCATCAGTGATTCAGCGGCGCGTACAATCACTGAAGGTGGGATTATAAGAACGGGCTATGATGAGCAGCTTGACCGATACAGAGAAGCGCTCCAAAATGGAGCGTCTTGGATTGCAAAATTAGAAGCAGATGAAAAAGCAAGAACAGGTATTTCAACACTAAGAATTGATTATAATCGTAAAGACGGATACTATTTTCATATCACACAAAGCCAGCTTGCAAGTGTCCCCGAACACTTTTACCGGAAAGCAACTTTAAAAAATTCCGAACGTTTTGGTTCTAAGGAACTTGCTGAAATTGAAGAAATCATGCTTGAAGCACGAGAAAAATCAAGCTTATTAGAATATGATTTATTTATGGAAGTTCGAGCAGAAACCGAACAATATATTTCTCGTCTACAGTCGCTTGCTAAGGCAGTTGCCGAGATAGACTGTTTACAAAGTTTGTCAACAGTTGCCGAAAAATATGGTTATATACGTCCGACACTTACTGAAAATTCTAGAGTAGTCAATATAAAAGAGGGGCGTCACGCTGTGGTAGAAGCAGTCATGGGCGCTCAAGAGTATGTCCCAAATGATATTGATTTACCCGAACAAACAAATATTCAATTGATTACTGGTCCAAATATGTCTGGTAAATCAACCTATATGCGGCAGTTTGCTTTGACTGTTATTATGGCACAGATTGGTTCATTCGTTCCAGCCCAACAGGCTGAATTACCAATATTTGATGCGATTTTTACCCGAATTGGTGCCAGCGATAATTTGATTTCTGGGGAATCCACCTTTATGGTTGAAATGTCGGAGGCAAATCGTGCAATTCAGCACGCGACAAAGCGAAGTTTGATTATTTTTGATGAACTTGGACGTGGAACTGCAACTTATGATGGGATGGCACTTGCGCAGGCAATTATTGAATATGTGCATGACAATATCGGTGCTAAAACATTATTTGCAACGCATTATCATGAGTTGACAGACTTGGAAGTAGAGCTTTCTGCTCTTTCTAATGTCCACGTTGCGACTTTAGAAAAAAATGGCGATGTCACATTTTTACATAAGATTACATCGGGACCAGCAGATAAATCTTATGGGATTCACGTTGCAAAAATCGCGGGCCTACCCGACAAATTATTGGAACGTGCAGATTTGATTTTACAAAAGTTAGAAAATAAACCGGTTTTAGCAAAAAAATCAGAAGTACATGAAGAACAACTCAGCTTATTTGATTTCGATGAAAATTTCTCCGAAATTATTGAGCAATTGAAAACAAAAAATGTAGATAATATGACTGCGCGTGAAGCATTAAACTTCTTGTGGGAGCTGAAAGACTTATTATAG
- a CDS encoding YlbF family regulator, with protein MYYDELVGQLQEKIEHLGYVEDFKRVEQRLQEQTSLFEAQEEMKKLQKDAMLYREIGKMQAYKETSQAAQKIEKSLKMSPLVEEYFIKLQDVNDLVQYVTGEIERKVNILLENDEK; from the coding sequence ATGTATTATGATGAACTTGTTGGGCAACTGCAAGAGAAGATTGAACATCTTGGATATGTAGAAGATTTCAAGAGAGTTGAGCAACGTTTGCAGGAACAAACATCGCTTTTTGAAGCTCAGGAAGAGATGAAGAAACTTCAAAAAGATGCGATGTTATACCGAGAAATTGGGAAAATGCAAGCTTATAAAGAAACGTCACAAGCTGCGCAAAAAATCGAAAAATCACTGAAAATGAGTCCGTTAGTTGAGGAATATTTTATAAAATTGCAAGATGTTAATGACTTGGTGCAATATGTAACGGGCGAAATTGAGCGAAAAGTGAATATTTTGTTAGAAAATGATGAAAAGTAA
- the argR gene encoding arginine repressor: MKRNERLNLIKEIISKNQVATQENLQEILEAEGVSITQATLSRDIREMNIIKKRRDGKSFYSFLDGEDGRIQSELQLYFSRFVIKVASSSVMVVVHTRLGEADLLANALDAEEREEILGTLAGADTLLVTCVSEAAARALVVEIENVL; encoded by the coding sequence ATGAAGCGTAACGAACGATTAAATTTAATTAAAGAAATTATTAGTAAAAATCAAGTGGCGACGCAGGAAAATTTGCAAGAGATACTTGAAGCTGAGGGAGTTAGTATTACTCAAGCAACATTGTCACGTGATATTCGAGAGATGAATATTATTAAAAAGCGTAGAGATGGTAAGAGCTTTTATTCATTTCTGGATGGGGAAGATGGGCGAATTCAGTCGGAGTTGCAGCTTTATTTTTCTCGCTTTGTGATCAAGGTAGCATCAAGTAGTGTGATGGTTGTGGTTCATACGCGACTTGGAGAAGCAGATTTGCTTGCGAATGCGTTAGATGCTGAAGAACGTGAGGAGATTTTGGGAACTTTGGCAGGCGCCGATACTTTACTTGTAACTTGTGTATCGGAAGCTGCAGCGCGTGCGCTTGTGGTGGAGATTGAAAATGTATTATGA
- a CDS encoding tyrosine-type recombinase/integrase: MFLKKLSNGKYRYFEKFFDEKQNKWRQVTITKKSKSRVTQGEAKTELSLKISNIMKLYEEVEQSEDSNECLLTQKIFKEWRVIRNVELKASSAVSEEKSFSKFLEQFGSRKIQEIKSQEIQTFILGLHLSASTRALRKTYYNLFFSYAKKVGYIADNPMERVVLPKARTTFEEVRKKKNKFLNKEEMRRILDYSYQNVSQVRKTMVYEFLFLTGLRIGELQALRWQDIDFEKRQLFVRHTLNVYGYSEQERQLLSPKTSHSYRSIYINTRCIEIVDYFRKNMKDSDFIFVTEKGRMFHRGNLSKYFGRICQILDKDSDVSRTYNLHMLRHSHISLLIELGVPIKSIMERVGHSNEKMILQIYSHMTIKMQEDLSDKLENLDL; this comes from the coding sequence ATGTTTTTAAAAAAGTTGTCTAATGGAAAATATCGTTATTTTGAAAAGTTTTTTGATGAAAAGCAAAATAAATGGCGTCAAGTAACGATTACAAAAAAATCTAAGAGTAGAGTAACGCAAGGAGAAGCTAAAACTGAGCTATCACTCAAAATTTCAAATATAATGAAATTATATGAGGAAGTAGAGCAAAGTGAGGATTCAAATGAATGTCTATTAACTCAAAAGATTTTTAAAGAGTGGCGAGTGATCAGAAATGTTGAACTAAAAGCTTCGTCTGCGGTTTCGGAGGAAAAGAGTTTTTCAAAGTTTTTAGAACAATTTGGTTCTCGAAAGATTCAAGAAATTAAAAGTCAAGAAATTCAAACGTTTATTTTAGGATTGCACCTTTCTGCTTCTACTAGAGCATTGAGAAAGACATATTATAATTTATTTTTCAGTTATGCAAAAAAAGTGGGCTATATTGCTGATAATCCTATGGAGAGAGTAGTATTACCTAAAGCTAGGACTACTTTTGAGGAGGTTAGAAAAAAGAAAAATAAATTTTTGAATAAGGAAGAAATGAGGAGGATTCTTGATTATTCTTATCAAAATGTATCACAAGTGCGAAAAACGATGGTTTATGAATTTTTGTTTTTAACAGGTTTGAGAATTGGAGAATTACAAGCTTTAAGATGGCAAGATATTGATTTTGAAAAAAGGCAATTATTTGTTAGACATACATTAAATGTTTATGGGTATTCAGAACAAGAGCGACAGCTACTAAGTCCTAAAACATCTCATTCTTATAGGAGTATTTATATAAATACACGATGTATTGAAATAGTAGATTATTTTCGTAAAAATATGAAAGATAGTGATTTTATTTTTGTGACAGAAAAGGGCAGAATGTTTCATAGAGGGAATTTATCCAAATATTTTGGACGTATCTGTCAAATATTAGATAAAGATTCAGATGTTTCTCGAACATATAATTTACATATGCTAAGACATTCTCATATTTCTTTATTGATAGAGCTAGGTGTGCCAATTAAAAGTATAATGGAACGTGTGGGGCATTCTAACGAAAAAATGATATTACAGATTTATAGCCACATGACAATAAAAATGCAGGAAGATTTATCGGATAAATTAGAAAATCTTGATTTATAA
- a CDS encoding DNA cytosine methyltransferase, with protein MFRILDLFCGAGGMSHGMHMNPNFKTVVATDINVKLAQTMKKNNPDVKLVIGDIQKKIVKEEIINLSKNREVNMIIGGPPCQGFSLKGKNLGLEDPRNFLFLEYLDIVKQLEPEVFVIENVKNLLSTSKGWFKNQIISAIHELGYQVSFGILKATDYGVPQTRERAIFLCSKYKKVELPAPTVKKIVTVEEAIGDLAYLNSSEGEFEQEYSTNAESIYQKMMRYNSSKLYNHKASNHSKVAIEKLKMIPAEKGKEFLPKEMQGKQKFKTTWGRLVWNKPSPTIDTRFDASSNGKNNHPFLHRSITPREAARLQSFDDNYIFYGKKVEIRTQIGNAVPPLMAKAIADQIYSTLKI; from the coding sequence ATGTTTAGAATATTAGATTTATTTTGTGGTGCAGGGGGAATGTCTCATGGAATGCATATGAATCCTAATTTTAAAACAGTAGTCGCGACAGATATTAATGTAAAATTAGCTCAAACTATGAAAAAAAATAATCCGGATGTAAAATTAGTCATAGGAGATATTCAGAAAAAGATTGTAAAAGAAGAAATTATAAATCTATCGAAAAATCGTGAAGTGAACATGATTATTGGTGGTCCACCTTGTCAGGGATTCTCTCTAAAGGGAAAGAATCTTGGATTGGAAGACCCCAGAAATTTTCTTTTCCTAGAATATTTGGATATTGTAAAACAATTAGAGCCAGAAGTATTTGTGATTGAAAATGTAAAAAATTTATTATCAACTTCAAAAGGATGGTTTAAGAATCAAATAATAAGCGCTATTCATGAATTAGGGTATCAAGTATCTTTTGGTATCTTAAAAGCTACGGATTATGGCGTTCCACAAACTAGAGAACGAGCAATTTTTTTATGTTCTAAATACAAGAAAGTTGAATTACCTGCTCCTACTGTAAAAAAGATAGTAACTGTTGAAGAAGCAATCGGAGATCTTGCTTATTTGAACTCGAGTGAAGGAGAGTTTGAACAAGAATATTCGACTAATGCGGAATCAATTTACCAAAAAATGATGAGATACAACAGTTCAAAGCTTTATAATCATAAAGCATCTAATCATAGTAAAGTAGCGATTGAGAAGCTTAAGATGATTCCAGCTGAAAAAGGCAAGGAGTTTTTACCTAAGGAAATGCAAGGTAAGCAAAAATTTAAAACTACTTGGGGAAGATTGGTTTGGAATAAGCCTTCTCCTACAATTGATACTAGATTTGATGCCTCGTCAAATGGAAAAAATAATCATCCATTTTTACATCGTTCTATTACTCCTAGGGAGGCTGCAAGGCTACAATCTTTCGATGATAATTATATTTTTTATGGTAAGAAGGTAGAGATAAGAACTCAGATTGGTAATGCTGTTCCGCCATTAATGGCTAAGGCAATAGCGGATCAGATTTATAGCACATTAAAAATTTAG